The following proteins are encoded in a genomic region of Solea senegalensis isolate Sse05_10M linkage group LG5, IFAPA_SoseM_1, whole genome shotgun sequence:
- the zgc:158398 gene encoding transmembrane protein 248 yields the protein MGVWQPVTNLKDYVVHNPPVVTFFFCLLSLAISFICLSSYSFTHTLPNPDVAKDWNYLLSALSQLKLCRKSEANLFELATPVSSHLMEQENNIKATSTQTSSSVTTFQLQVHLNLTSSPAGGSVDGGLYSTLKASQLNLGANEIVDVTLEFLPGNSAHTCLTISAPTRLLPQSLLPPKCPAFERNNPPVHVEVSNQLLSASQTCYSLHYDNDPALTVMLTQRERSVAARHQLEVSVFLLGVCFMLCLAASVTHWLTRCSHLNGLDLKHDPLIDT from the exons ATGGGTGTCTGGCAGCCAGTGACCAACCTTAAAGATTATGTAGTCCACAATCCCCCAGTGgtgacatttttcttctgtctgttaAGTCTGGCCATCTCCTTCATCTGCCTGAGCTCCTACAGTTTCACTCACACTCTGCCAAACCCAGACGTAGCAAAG GACTGGAACTATCTACTTTCCGCCTTATCACAGTTAAAGCTGTGTAGAAAATCTGAAGCAAATTTATTTGAGCTGGCCACACCTGTTTCCTCTCACCTGAtggagcaggaaaacaacatAAAGGCAACCTCTACACAAACCTCTTCATCAGTAACAACGTTCCAGCTCCAGGTTCATCTGAATTTGACCTCCAGCCCAGCCGGTGGCTCAGTGGATGGTGGTCTGTACTCTACACTGAAAGCCAGTCAATTAAATCTCGGAG CCAATGAGATTGTGGATGTGACTCTTGAGTTCCTACCTGGAAATAGTGCCCACACCTGCCTCACCATTAGTGCCCCAACACGCCTCCTGCCCCAGAGCCT GCTTCCTCCAAAGTGTCCTGCATTTGAGAGAAACAATCCACCTGTCCATGTGGAAGTGAGCAACCAGCTGCTTTCAGCATCACAAACCTGTTACAGTTTACACTACGACAACGACCCCGCACTCACAGTCATGTTAACACAG AGGGAGCGGAGTGTGGCGGCACGTCATCAGTTGGAAGTCAGCGTCTTTCTGCTCGGAGTGTGTTTTATGCTCTGTTTAGCCGCCAGTGTGACACATTGGCTCACACGCTGTTCCCACTTGAACGGACTGGATCTGAAACAT GACCCACTGATTGACACCTGA
- the plbd2 gene encoding putative phospholipase B-like 2, which translates to MASGQNKMLKVGCLATVFNVSVVLLAWSLTCLCVGGEIQSAVIDKQSGQLSVVDGFREDFVAWANFTDDIETSGWSFLEVTTSSQYNDSIQAYAAGAVEAAVTSQLIYKHWMNTLMGYCGPFKSQTGYCERLKAFISTNLQWVQDQIEKNPNSPYWYQVRLALLQLKGLEDSYDDELSFPQGPLSFNPFGFLLFQLGGDLEDLESALNKSSQTRPLGSGSCSALIKLLPNNKELLVSHDTWNTYQSMLRIMKKYIFAFKVSPLDNLFLPGGTQAFSSYPGSIFSGDDFYILSSGLVTLETTIGNSNPALWKFVQPTGSVMEWLRNIVANRLAVTGKAWAEIFSKYNSGTYNNQWMIVDYNNFTPGKTDIKEDLFVVLEQIPGFIVYTDKTQELLEKGYWASFNIPYYEEVFNASGCNELVEKFGSWFSLDQNPRAQIFRRNQTNVKDIDSMIRLMRYNNFKEDPLSKCEGCNPPANGENAISARSDLNPENGTYPFGALRQRQHGGTDMKMTSYGMFKDYGMMAVSGPTWDQVPPFQWSTSPYKDLMHMGQPDTWAFKPIKVTWT; encoded by the exons ATGGCGTCCGGGCAAAACAAGATGTTGAAAGTGGGCTGTTTAGCgactgtttttaatgtttctgtagTTTTACTCGCGTGGAGTCttacgtgtttgtgtgtcggaGGTGAAATACAAAGCGCGGTGATTGACAAACAGAGTGGACAACTGTCCGTGGTGGACGGATTTCGAGAGGATTTCGTCGCGTGGGCGAATTTCACTGATGACATCGAAACATCAgg CTGGTCCTTCTTGGAGGTGACCACCAGCAGTCAGTACAATGACAGTATACAGGCTTATGCTGCTGGTGCAGTGGAAGCTGCAGTCACATCTCAG CTCATCTATAAGCACTGGATGAACACGCTCATGGGTTACTGCGGGCCCTTCAAGAGTCAGACTGGTTACTGTGAGCGACTCAAGGCTTTCATCTCAACCAACCTGCAGTGGGTTCAAGACCAAATAGAGAAAAATCCAAATTCACCCTACTGGTACCAG GTGCGTCTGGCCCTGCTGCAGCTCAAAGGACTGGAGGACAGTTACGATGATGAGTTATCGTTTCCACAGGGGCCGCTCTCCTTCAACCCGTTTGGCTTCTT ACTTTTCCAGCTGGGTGGGGACCTTGAGGACTTGGAATCGGCTCTGAACAAATCCAGCCAGACAAGACCTCTTGGATCTGGGTCCTGCTCTGCTCTCATTAAGCTATTGCCAAACAATAAGGAACTGCTGGTGTCACATGACACCTGGAACACGTATCAGTCCATGCTCCGCATTATGAAGAAATACATCTTTGCCTTCAAAGTCTCACCTTTAG ACAACCTTTTTCTTCCTGGAGGGACTCAGGCATTCTCATCTTACCCTGGATCTATCTTCTCTGGCGATGACTTTTACATCCTCAGTAGCGGCTTG GTTACCTTGGAAACCACCATTGGCAATAGCAACCCTGCTCTGTGGAAGTTTGTGCAGCCCACAGGAAGCGTCATGGAATGGCTGAGGAACATCGTGGCAAATCGTCTGGCTGTGACTGGCAAGGCGTGGGCGGAGATTTTCAGCAAGTACAACAGTGGAAC gtatAACAACCAGTGGATGATTGTAGACTATAACAACTTCACTCCAGGAAAGACTGACATCAAAGAGGACCTCTTTGTTGTGCTGGAGCAGATTCC GGGATTCATCGTGTACACTGATAAAACTCAAGAATTGTTGGAGAAAGGATACTGGGCAAGTTTCAACATACC GTACTATGAAGAAGTATTTAATGCCAGCGGCTGTAATGAGCTTGTGGAGAAGTTTGGCTCATGGTTCTCCCTGGACCAGAATCCTCGGGCTCAGATCTTCAGAAGGAACCAGACCAATGTCAAAGACATTGACTCAATGATCCGCCTCATGAG ATATAACAACTTTAAAGAAGACCCCTTATCAAAGTGTGAAGGCTGCAATCCTCCTGCAAACGGGGAGAACGCAATCTCAGCTCGTTCAGACCTCAACCCAGAAAATGGAACATATCCGTTTGGTGCcctgagacagagacaacacGGCGGAACAGACATGAAg atgACCTCCTACGGGATGTTCAAAGATTATGGCATGATGGCAGTGAGTGGGCCGACCTGGGACCAGGTGCCACCATTTCAGTGGAGCACTTCCCCTTACAAAGACTTGATGCACATGGGTCAGCCTGATACTTGGGCTTTCAAGCCTATAAAAGTCACCTGGACTTAA